One window of the Candidatus Hydrogenedentota bacterium genome contains the following:
- a CDS encoding DUF1080 domain-containing protein, giving the protein MFFNKRMQVVLCAAAVLSLAAAGHAQPVAEGEWINLFDGESLFGWTVFGDGDWTVEEGVLVCAKGTGGWLATTCQFKDFELVAKVRVKKGCTSGLVVRGGLEGHPSENGSAVVPLATPEGAEAVWREVVVKALGDTISVTIDGQPVDGVKAGRARGYIGIQYHHNGRARVEVSEMRLRPLALEPLFNGENLDGWNIIPGHASKFQVVDGAINITDGNGQTETANVYKDFLLQLEIISNGEHLNSGVFFRGPVGVFWKGYESQVRNEWRREDRGIPADYGTGGNYGNQPARKVVSSDGEWFTKTIICEGNHAAVWINGYLVSDYYDTRPVSPEGDGKAGYVPGPGTIHLQGHDPTTNLSFRKIHLQQYP; this is encoded by the coding sequence ATGTTCTTCAACAAGCGAATGCAGGTAGTCTTGTGCGCGGCCGCGGTGCTGTCTCTCGCGGCCGCGGGCCATGCCCAGCCGGTAGCGGAAGGGGAATGGATCAATCTTTTTGACGGCGAGTCGCTTTTCGGCTGGACGGTCTTCGGCGACGGGGACTGGACGGTTGAGGAAGGCGTGCTGGTCTGCGCCAAGGGCACGGGCGGGTGGCTTGCCACGACGTGCCAGTTCAAGGATTTCGAACTGGTCGCGAAAGTCCGAGTGAAAAAGGGCTGCACGTCGGGGCTGGTCGTCCGTGGCGGGCTCGAAGGGCATCCCAGCGAGAACGGGTCGGCGGTCGTGCCGCTGGCCACGCCGGAAGGCGCCGAGGCGGTCTGGCGTGAAGTCGTTGTAAAGGCTCTTGGCGACACGATTTCCGTCACGATAGACGGTCAACCGGTCGATGGGGTCAAGGCGGGCCGCGCGAGGGGCTATATCGGCATACAGTACCACCACAACGGTCGCGCCCGGGTCGAGGTGTCCGAGATGCGGTTGCGTCCCCTGGCCCTGGAACCACTGTTCAACGGTGAGAACCTCGACGGCTGGAACATCATCCCCGGCCACGCGTCGAAATTCCAGGTCGTCGACGGCGCCATCAACATCACGGATGGCAACGGCCAGACCGAAACGGCCAACGTCTACAAGGATTTCCTGCTTCAATTGGAAATCATTTCAAACGGCGAGCATTTGAACAGCGGCGTCTTCTTCCGGGGGCCGGTAGGCGTATTCTGGAAAGGTTACGAATCGCAGGTGCGCAACGAATGGCGCCGCGAAGACCGCGGCATACCCGCGGACTACGGCACGGGCGGCAACTACGGCAACCAGCCCGCGCGCAAAGTCGTCTCGAGCGATGGCGAATGGTTCACCAAGACTATCATTTGCGAGGGCAACCACGCCGCCGTCTGGATCAACGGGTATCTTGTCAGCGACTACTATGACACGCGGCCCGTCTCGCCCGAAGGCGACGGCAAGGCCGGTTACGTTCCCGGGCCGGGCACGATTCATCTGCAGGGCCAT
- the dusB gene encoding tRNA dihydrouridine synthase DusB, with translation MRIGAIDIERPLCLAPMEDVTDTPFRLLCKEQGADIVYTEFTSCEALTRNVPRALERIRLMEEERPIAVQLYGSAEGSMESAAGIAERMRPDFIDINCGCWVKKIAQRGDGAGLLRDLKKFEAVVRSVLRGTSLPVTVKTRLGWDEDSIVILDVARMVAGLGVQALTVHCRTRKQGYTGKADWDWLPRIKEASSVPLIANGDIVAPEHAAELFARGVDGLMIGRGAITSPWIFRHIKHYLATGERLPDPDLRERVAMCLRHLKAHVAHRGQRRGVLSFRRHYAGYLKGVKNIAHLRRDLMQFEDVASIEDRLHAFVREYEEQAKAGVA, from the coding sequence ATGCGAATAGGCGCGATTGACATAGAGCGGCCCTTATGCCTGGCGCCGATGGAGGACGTGACGGACACGCCGTTCCGGTTGTTGTGCAAGGAACAGGGCGCGGATATTGTGTACACGGAATTCACGAGTTGCGAGGCCCTGACCCGGAACGTGCCGCGCGCGCTCGAACGTATCCGGCTGATGGAGGAGGAACGGCCGATTGCGGTGCAGTTGTACGGCAGCGCGGAGGGCTCGATGGAGTCCGCCGCAGGCATCGCGGAACGGATGCGGCCCGATTTCATCGACATCAACTGCGGCTGCTGGGTGAAAAAGATCGCGCAGCGCGGCGACGGCGCGGGCCTGTTGCGCGACCTGAAGAAGTTCGAGGCGGTCGTGCGCTCGGTCCTGCGCGGCACGTCGTTGCCGGTGACGGTGAAGACGCGGCTGGGCTGGGATGAAGACTCGATCGTGATCCTGGACGTGGCGCGCATGGTAGCCGGCCTCGGCGTGCAAGCGCTGACGGTGCACTGCCGCACGCGCAAGCAAGGCTACACCGGCAAGGCGGATTGGGACTGGCTGCCGAGGATTAAGGAGGCCAGTTCAGTCCCGCTGATTGCGAACGGGGACATTGTGGCCCCGGAACATGCCGCGGAACTGTTCGCGCGGGGCGTGGACGGTCTCATGATTGGCCGGGGCGCGATCACCAGCCCGTGGATTTTCCGTCATATCAAGCATTACTTGGCCACAGGGGAACGATTGCCCGACCCGGACCTGCGGGAACGGGTGGCCATGTGCCTGCGTCACTTGAAGGCGCACGTGGCGCACCGGGGGCAGCGGCGCGGCGTCTTATCGTTCCGCCGCCACTACGCGGGCTATCTGAAGGGGGTGAAGAATATCGCGCACCTGCGCCGCGACCTGATGCAATTCGAGGACGTGGCGTCGATCGAAGACCGCCTGCACGCGTTCGTTCGCGAGTACGAGGAGCAGGCGAAGGCCGGGGTGGCCTGA